In Eucalyptus grandis isolate ANBG69807.140 chromosome 4, ASM1654582v1, whole genome shotgun sequence, the following proteins share a genomic window:
- the LOC104441071 gene encoding vacuolar protein sorting-associated protein 28 homolog 1 produces the protein MEVKLWNDKREREMYENFAELYAIIRTTEKLEKAYIRDTISPSEYETNCQKLIAHFKTLSSTLKDTIPSIERFADTYKMDCPAAINRLVVSGVPATVEHRAAAAASTTTSAAIVAECVQNFITAMDSLKLNMVAVDQVHPLLSDLSTSLSKLTILPPNFEGKMKMKEWISRLSKMGAADELTEQQSRQLHFDLESSYNSFMAALPNAGT, from the coding sequence ATGGAGGTCAAGCTATGGAATGACAAGCGCGAAAGGGAGATGTACGAGAATTTCGCCGAGCTGTATGCCATCATCCGGACCACCGAGAAGCTGGAGAAGGCGTATATTCGCGACACCATCTCGCCTTCCGAGTACGAGACCAATTGCCAGAAGCTCATCGCACATTTCAAGACGCTGTCCTCCACCTTGAAGGACACGATCCCCAGCATCGAGCGCTTCGCCGACACGTACAAGATGGACTGCCCGGCCGCCATCAATAGGCTGGTGGTCTCGGGAGTTCCTGCCACGGTGGAGCACCGTGCCGCCGCGGCTGCGAGCACCACCACGTCGGCTGCCATTGTCGCAGAGTGCGTCCAGAACTTCATCACGGCGATGGACTCGTTGAAGTTGAACATGGTGGCAGTGGATCAGGTCCATCCTTTGTTGTCCGATCTCTCGACCTCGCTCAGTAAGCTGACGATATTGCCACCGAACTTTGAggggaagatgaagatgaaggaatGGATTTCTAGGCTTTCCAAGATGGGGGCAGCAGACGAGTTGACAGAGCAGCAGTCTCGGCAGCTCCACTTTGATCTGGAGTCTTCATACAATTCATTCATGGCAGCATTGCCTAATGCCGGTACTTGA
- the LOC104441072 gene encoding syntaxin-124 has product MNDLFSGSFKKYTDLKQQNYLDEMEAGKETVNLEKFFEDVENVKGDMNQVEKLYKRLQEANEESKTVHNANTMKQLRSRMDADVGQVLKRAKIIKGKLEALERSNVAHRSIPGCGPGTSADRTRTAVVGGLGKKLKDLMDDFQSLRAKMNEEYKETVERRYFTITGQKADEETIENLISSGESESFLQKAIQEQGRGQILDTISEIQERHDAVKEIEKNLLELHQVFLDMAALVEAQGHQLNDIESHVTHANSFVRRGAGQLQEAREHQKSSRKWTCYAIILVIVIIVILLVPLLKSFLPI; this is encoded by the coding sequence ATGAACGATCTATTCTCCGGCTCGTTCAAGAAATACACGGACCTCAAGCAACAGAACTACCTCGACGAAATGGAGGCTGGAAAGGAGACGGTGAACCTCGAAAAGTTCTTCGAGGACGTCGAGAACGTGAAGGGGGACATGAACCAGGTCGAGAAGCTGTACAAGAGGCTGCAAGAGGCCAACGAGGAGAGCAAGACCGTCCACAACGCGAACACGATGAAACAGCTCCGGTCCCGGATGGACGCCGACGTCGGGCAGGTCCTCAAGCGGGCCAAAATCATCAAGGGCAAGCTCGAGGCCCTTGAGCGGTCCAATGTGGCCCACCGGAGCATACCCGGGTGCGGGCCCGGCACATCGGCGGACCGGACGAGGACGGCGGTCGTTGGCGGGCTAGGGAAGAAGCTCAAGGACTTGATGGATGACTTCCAAAGCTTGAGGGCCAAAATGAATGAGGAGTACAAGGAGACGGTCGAGCGGAGATACTTCACGATCACGGGGCAAAAGGCGGACGAGGAGACGATCGAGAACTTGATCTCGAGCGGCGAGAGCGAGAGTTTCCTGCAGAAGGCGATCCAAGAACAAGGGCGAGGCCAGATTCTCGACACGATATCGGAGATTCAAGAGAGGCACGACGCCGTGAAGGAGATCGAGAAGAACTTGCTCGAGCTGCACCAAGTGTTCTTGGACATGGCCGCGCTCGTGGAGGCTCAGGGCCACCAGCTCAACGACATCGAGTCGCACGTCACTCACGCCAACTCATTTGTGCGGCGGGGCGCCGGCCAGCTCCAGGAGGCGAGGGAGCACCAGAAGAGCTCCCGGAAATGGACGTGCTACGCGATAATcctcgtcatcgtcatcatcgtcatcctcTTAGTGCCGCTTTTAAAGTCATTCCTGCCAATCTAG
- the LOC104441070 gene encoding uncharacterized protein LOC104441070 produces the protein MVSSSALMASLKALLVSAGAVSIAAVALRAASAPSTSADPLAPRMPPALGSLLSWFRPPYLFVVVNGIILAIAATSRCFHRPQPEAAAPERIAVVEAPSQQAPPPPPVEAEAFDEYRVFEEKRVVVVEGNGVGFGGGDGYNGDCEGERKVAFGRSASTPRKRADSSEKAPVSPRLVRRKAANGDRLQVGKVSRKGLRRSNESMENVWKAIVEAGAAKPTKWPMKVDDADHRSSLLGSPPPPPSPSPSMQKSATFKDRAIQLRKELSPDELNHRVEAFINKFNEEMRLQKQESSNQFEEMISRGT, from the exons ATGGTGTCGTCGAGCGCTCTGATGGCGTCCCTGAAAGCCCTGCTCGTGTCGGCCGGCGCGGTGtccatcgccgccgtcgccctCCGAGCCGCCTCCGCTCCATCGACCTCCGCCGACCCTCTGGCCCCTCGGATGCCTCCCGCTCTGGGCTCGCTCCTCTCGTGGTTCAGGCCCCCGTACCTCTTCGTCGTCGTCAACGGCATCATCTTAGCCATCGCCGCCACCTCCAGGTGCTTCCACCGCCCGCAGCCGGAGGCTGCCGCCCCGGAGAGGATCGCGGTCGTGGAGGCACCTTCGCAGcaagcgccgccgccgccgccggtggaggcggaggcTTTCGACGAGTACAGGGTTTTCGAGGAGAAGAGAGTGGTAGTGGTGGAGGGGAATGGCGTGGGATTCGGGGGCGGAGATGGATATAACGGCGACTGCGAAGGGGAGAGGAAGGTGGCGTTCGGGAGGTCCGCGTCGACGCCGCGGAAGCGGGCGGACTCGTCGGAGAAAGCTCCGGTTTCGCCGAGGCTCGTCCGCCGGAAAGCTGCCAACGGCGACCGCCTTCAAG TGGGCAAAGTTTCGAGAAAAGGCTTGAGGAGATCGAACGAGAGCATGGAGAACGTATGGAAAGCAATAGTCGAGGCGGGGGCAGCAAAGCCGACCAAGTGGCCCATGAAAGTGGACGACGCCGACCATCGGAGCAGCTTGTTggggtcgccgccgccgccgccgtcgccgtcgccttcGATGCAGAAATCAGCGACGTTTAAGGATCGCGCCATTCAGCTGAGGAAGGAGCTGAGCCCGGACGAGCTCAACCATCGGGTCGAGGCATTCATCAACAAGTTCAACGAAGAAATGAGGCTACAAAAACAGGAGTCGTCAAATCAATTTGAGGAGATGATTAGCCGTGGAACGTAG